CAACTGCCAAAAGTTATGCTCATTTCTCCTTTCCTCAGGAGAGTCCTTCTGCTTTACAGTCAAGCTTCATCTTCAACAGTGCCCAGAATTAGCAAATGtcacagggaaggaaaaaagTCCGATTGTCAGTTCACTTAGAAAGGGCTCTTTGCTCTTTGAAATGTTGGTTAATCTCATCCTTGCTTATCGATTtagcaatttatcttttttttttggtgtgtgtgggggtgttgtttttgttgttgtttttgcaggAACGTTCACATCCTGTTTGGAAGCAAAGTCTGCAAATTGTTTAATAGGCTGAGCCTTGATACCCCCATCCCTCTCAGCTCTATCTCAGGTAAGTAGTTTATGAACATTTGGGCCAATTCAGTAGGTCAGTGGAAGGATAGATAATGGATATATCCCTGAACCTCCCAGTCACAGATAGTGGGAATTTCTTAGGGGACTAATCTGCCTAAGTCACATTCAACTTGGAATTCAGCCAGTTTCTAGGGATAGCAAATGACATTAACATTCTCAGTTCTATTTCTGCTTAGGAGAATGAGATGTCAGCTCTGGCCCTGAATAAGGCAGATTTGCTCCTGTAGTCACCTAAATTTGTGCCCTCTAGCATAGGATATTAGAAGTCCGACCTGGGCTGATATCCATCTCTGCACCTTTACTTATGTGCTCATGGACAAATTACCGAATCTCTTTGATCCTCAGTTTTTCCACCTATAACTTCATAGGATGattttattgtgaggattaaatgtactacaggttgagtatctctaATCTCAACATTTGAAATACTAAATGCTTCAAAATCCAAAAcgttttgagcaccaacatgacacctttgctttctgatggtttgGAGTACACAAACTTTGTTTAGTGCACAAGATTATTAAACATattctataaaattatattcaggctatgtgtataaggtgtttATGAAACATagatgaatttcatgtttagacttgggttccattcctaagatatctcattatgtatatgcaaatactccaaaatctgaaatctaaaacacttctggtaccaagcattttggataagggatactcaacctgtaatatAAGAAAAGTGGATTTTACAGTCCTTGATACACAATAGGTCTCCCATTAATGTGACAATTTATTAGAAAATTTTTTATGGGCACATCATTGCATCTGACATATGCTTTCAGAGGCTGGGGAttatgcttggttaattttttgaaGGGAGTAAAATTTACATATAGCGAAATGTACAAATTTTTAGAGTACcattcaatgagttttgacacaTGCATACTCCTGTGTAACCCATGACCTTATCTAAACATGTTCACTACCATCACTCTAGAAAGTTCCTTTATGCCCCTTCCCAATCAGTTCCTACTCCCATAAATGCAAccactattctgattttttttctacatagattattttgcattttctaaaattgtgtatggatggaatcatacagcatgtaatcttttgtgtctggcttctttcattaagtataatgttgaTTATTCCTCCATGTTGTTGTCCCTGTCAGTAGtgcctttctttttattgcttatCAGTATCACGTTGTGTGACTATACAACAGTTTGCTTATTCATTCTCTTCTTGATAGATACCTGAgctctttctcctttttggtGATTATGCGTACAACTTCTATAGCTATTCTTGTAAAAGTCACTTTGTAAactttcacttctcttgggtaaatacctaggagtggaattgctgggatATAGATAGGTATATGCTTAGTTTTATAGGAAACTGATGTTTTTCCAAAAACATAATACGATTTTATACTCCTACCAGTAGTATAAATGTGTGTGAGAATTCTGGTTCCTCTACATCTTTGTCAATATTTGATGTTATCAGTCTTTAATTCTAGCCAATCTACTGAGTGTATTGTGGTATCTTAGTGTGAtgtcaatttgcatttctttgattactaataatgttgaggatattttcatgtgcttattagctcTTCATTTGAATTGTCTGTTCCgatcttttgaccatttttaagttgggttgttcgtctttttattattgagttgtaggggttctttatatatatatgtatagacacacacatatatatataaatatatatctgacAGTGAACTTTcaatcagaatatatatattctgttatatatttatgttgtatacatatgttatatattttcaaccagaatatatatattctggttgAAAGTTCATTGTCAGAtatatattttgtgaatattttctctcagtctttgGGTTGCCTGTTCATTTTATTAACTGTATGTTTTGATGAGTTGGTCCATTTTTGTATCCCCTGTTTCCCACATGCATGATTGAAGCTTGATAATATTTACGGAATGAATGTGCTGAAAGttgttcctccctccctccttccattaTTTCGTTTTTTTCAAAGACACTTACTGATTACATACTATGCTGGCAAGCACTCTTCTGTTCTTTGGGGgtatagcagaaaacaaaacagacagaTTTCTTAGTCTCATGACAATTACATTTTAGTCTATATGTATGTAGGGGTAAGgtgagagacagaaaaacaaataattaaacaagaaaatatgagcTAGCTATAGATACCATCATGCAAAAATGAAATTTGTGTGTAATGGGAAAGGGATGATTAGGGGCTTTACCCAGGTTGAGGGGTAAGAAATCTGAGGAGGTGATATTAAAGTAGATATCAGAATGACCCGAAGTCCCCACTCCTCCCCCACCAAGGAGAAAGGAATCCCAGGCAGAGGATATAGCTAATAAAAAGTCCCTTAAAGTGAGTTAAGGCTAGGCATAAACTATCCAAAATACTCCTTTAGGCTAGCTGAGGTGTCCAGAGTTGGTTGCTTTGGAAATTGCCATAACTGGCATAAGCTGATGCTACACTGTTACTCTTTCTTATTATTGGAATACTTAGCAGTTTCTTCAAGTTTCTTCTTGCCCTCTCCTCACCTTCTAGTTGCTAAGTTCTGAGATGGTTTGAGAATAAAAATGGTGGATCAGCTAATATAAGGGTCAAGAAAGTTAAGGCAAGGTCACTAATTGTTTTTCCCATCAAAAGCGACTgagtcccccaccccacaaaaaaaATCAAGGGCCACAAAAAGTAATAAGTAACTACATTTGTCTTATAAGAGAGCAAAATATGGAATGTTCTACCTCTCTGCTTTTTATGTTTAGGTTGTGTAATGTACAActcaataaatacaataaaaatttgatgaatcaaatataatttattccagtttttttcccagttttaggagagagagacaagaaaagaTGATGGAAAAGGGTAAGAGTAGATGGAGATAGAGAGGGTGTGAAATAGAATGAAACACATAGGTGAATAAATGGAAGCATATTGACCAAGAGGAGGAATAAAGGAGTCCCAGAGGAAGATAGAGAAGTTGAGAAAAAAAACTGGGTGAATGGGAAGTCAGAAGTTAAATAGGTTTTGTGTGAGGGTGTTCCTGTCATCTTCTTGTGCCTTTGGGCTGTATATACCATATAGTAGTTATTGCTTCCTTTGAAAAATGTGATGGTGCTCTCTAACAATATTTAACACAcatctttcttctgtgttttccttCTGATGAGCTGATGCATGTTCTAAATAAATGCCGAATTCCTTTCCTTGATTTCTCtccatattttctttcatgaGACGTTTTTCTCTTAAACAAACAGATCCTttgaattaataaaacaaattgcTCTGCCTCTAGTACCCATTCTCCTATATTCCATATGGAAAATTGCCTCCAACAAAATCGTGCCTTCTGGTCATTATTGTTGTGACCCTTATCATCAGGGCAAACCCCATGTCTACTGCTAGGATTtgggacaaaaaaaaatgtagtgatCTTACAGGATTTATACTAAGTGGAGATAGTATACAACTGAGTGGGTCGAAAAAGGCCCTGTGGAGACCAGCAAGCTCTATGTGCAAATCACAGATCATCTGGCTGATGATTTTCTGTACCCCAATAAATATCCAAGGATTACAGTCAGCTGAAAGTGAAGTCTGTGGCTTGCTGGGCCCCACTCTGGTCAGAACTGCTGAAAACTGGGCAATAATAGACTTGGTAGAATCCTAAAGGAGTTATATAGATGACTACCTCCTAAGGCTTTCAACTAGGAAAAGCCTGACTGGAGCTGGAGAAAGAAAGTTAACCCAATTTGCAGAATTAATAGCCAGAAATTTAACATGTAGatataaccaagaaaaaaaaaaaaaactggccaaaGGTACATAGCTACACTGATCAGCCATACAGAACTGGACTATTGCAGGAAATACAATCTGGTAAAGGgagatatgaaaataaatttgtgaaagGAATTTAGAAATTCTTATAAAGACATGTATCAGCTCATCAGAATGGAAAAGCAGAATAATCTATTTGGAATGAGAGGGGAGATAATCTAGGCCCCCAAAACTAATGTATACCCTGAAGTTTTGGGGACTCTAAGTTTCAACTCGGCTCCCTTTTCAGTTCAATTTAAGGTTGTAGGATTGGCTTGTGAAACCTCAGGGCATGTGGGCATGTATGTACCAGGTTAGTAGAGAAGAAAGAGTTAGAAAAACAGAATCAAATAAACAAGTGAGTAAGAAATATGAGATATGTCAAAATACTAAAAACTTCCTGCATCCTCAACAGGTTCACTTTAAGTGTGGTGGGGAGTGGTAAACCAGACAAATGTAGCAGGTAGATTATATTGAGTCAATATCTAGATTTTCAAACAAATAATATTGCCTTACACAAGTATATACTTACTCAGAAAGTGGGTTTGCAAAGAGCCCACCAGAAATGCAGATGAAAATAGTACAACCATAGCTTTAGATAAAGTTGGAAGAACGAGCTGCTAGATATGGAAGAGGGGCAGTAATAGGAAATTATCAAGGAACTAGTTTTATAACTGAAATTCTCCAAAGTTTGGCAAAATACAGAGAATATAGGACTTTTATTTACCATAAActccccaggctgcagggcatCTGGAAATTTTAATGAATGGATtccaaaaacacagaaagaattcAGCAGCACCAGATATAAATGGCAATGAGGCAAAGGTGCTAATAATTGACAGACCCTGAGTGAGTGTATCCTTCCTCAAATGAGATGTTCAGGAAAGACAGACAAACTGCCTATGCTTACTTTTCTACCAAATCTCTTAACAAGAGATAAAGACCATGAGGTtttcaaaggaaagagaagtagTAGAGCCTCACAAGGCCAGCAACAAAGGAGGGGCTATAGTTAGACATATCATTTCAAGCTTAACGGCAATTCTTGATGGGGTAACCAGTAGCTGTAGCCTGTAGGATGGATAAAGGCTCAAAGATACTAATCTTtatatctctcttttttattattaggtctgctttgctgttttctcttggctgtgacagtccGCCTGATGGTCATTATAATAGCAGTTCACCACTAGTACAAACAAGAGTACCATATATAAATTCTGTGCACGGTTTACCAACATCATCAAAAAGTTCTATTGTTCTACTGTTCTCATTCTGTACTTGATCAGCATCATAATCATATCAACATCTTAATTTCTGGCCTAAACCAACCACAGAACCTTTGTTAGCCCCTTATACTATCCATTGTCACCGAGAGTCCATTTGCTAGAGCTTGTAGtgatattttatctatttagAAGAGCACTGCAGCATGGATTCTGTGTCAGTTCCTGTACTCATTGATGGACTTGTTGCTTGTGTAGCCCAGTTAATAagaatagctgatgagcttttaCAATTCATTATACAAGTACAAGAAGTTCCTTATGTAGAAGAAAATGGTAGAGCAGAAGAGACTGAAGCAGATGCACCTCTTCCTGAGGAGCCTTCGCTACCAGATCTCCCTGATCTCTCAGACTTAGACTCAATACTTACACCAAGAGAGGATGAAGACCTAATGTTTGATATAGATCAGGCTATGTTAGACATGGATAACTTATATGAAGATACAGTCTCTGGTATAAATGATGACTTAACAAGTGACTAAGACCCAATTTCTGCCCCCGCCCCCAGGGATGTGAAAACTGATCATTTCTCTGTTtcaatatattcttattttctgtatattagcAATatgtgttttctcacagttctgcacatTTTCATTACTAATAACCCATATAACAAGTAAGACTTGATTTACTTCTAGCAAAAGctgatctttttttcctctttgttattaTTCAAAAAGTTCTGGCTTTTGCCATGTAGGTCTCCCTTTACCTGTACTTACTGTCATGCTAGAATTTCTGATGATGGGAGCAAACaatagtaaagaaaagaaattcctcaCCTAATTATGGAAGGGAGAACTGACAAACTCTATCACATCTTGGGACTAATTTCACTGCTCTCCAATGAGTGGAAATGAAAAGGGGAATATCCCCCAGGGTAGCATCACAGTAAATGAATACATTCACATTAACAAGACAATGTTGGGATGCTTTTATTTGAAAGGATATAACTCCTAACTTATCCTTTTAGAGAGCATGTGTCCAACTAAAAATGCTATAGCAGACTAAGGGAGGTAATTTTAAAAGAGCACTATCTACCAGATAATAAAAGTGCAGAAGGATTTTCAAATGACTGTTGCcaaggagaaaactgaaaaagcTGGGACCAAGAGTTCCAATGCAGGACTGTTCTTGCACATTCTGACCACACTGCAGCTACTTTGCACTGTTATTCCCCAAATGGAAAAGGCACACTATACCAAATAATCAAAGAGAGAAGTAATAGAAGGGCTAAGGAAAGCCCTACAAGGATTATTCACCGATGGAAAGACAAACACTCACCATATTGGACTAGATATCTGTGGACTAGATATAGTCCTTAGGCATCAAAGCAGGACGATGCTACAACCTTATAATATGTGGAGCTGGCTGGCCCCTTGTTTGCCTGGGTCACCTGGACGGATTGTACTGTAATGGTACCTCAGGAACTAGATAAGATATATTCCAGTGTTTGCCTTGATTCTGTAATGGTATGTAATTTATCCGCACTGGATGTGGATAAAATATATCTTCCTGAATAcagcttaatttaaaaagaatagttAATAGGCTTATTACAGTGAATCTGCTGCAACCTCAGACCAGAAATATTTACTGTTGAGAGATAGGTACAGTAATGAATTTAGATAACATATGGGTTGGTATTTAGCCACAATAATTTTGCATATGccagaaggggaaaatggaataGCTGAAGGACCCacaaatcaaaacagaaagaGACGAAATAAATATGCAGGAAATTTACTGACCATATCAATTGCATGCCATACAGTACCCTCATTTGTATTTGGAAAAATAGCTACCTTTTAGACAAGCCCATGGACACTATGGCCCTCCTTCCTAGAGAATGACCATTGCATCTCATGACATGGGCAACAACTAGGTAAAGATATAAAGGTATATCACTAGACAATGTATTATATACAAACTGCAAAGAAATGAGATGTAGAAGGAAATCCACACTGGTGGAAATTGGACTATAGCAATTCATATAAAGGCCTAAAGCATATAGTCAAAAggattaaaatgatatttaacaCAGATGACTTCAGAGCTAATCTTTGCAAATCAGAATTTATGGAACTATTCAAATATTAATATGAGAACTTTCTACAATAGACTACTATGTGAAAGGATTGATAAGAGTAGGTGAAGATTCAGGAGACTTAGAGgagcaaagaaaaacacaaataggaaaaataaaaattatatcataaaaCAACAACTGGATAATTAAAATCCACATGGGATAGCAGATTGAGGGATTTTACTGCCACAATCACTGGACAAACTGAATCTTACTATCTCGCTTTCCCAGTATAGGGGACTCTAGATATGCAGTTATGTCAAAAATGGCAAATAATTGATGGAGTACAAAGTGACTATGCCAAATTAACCTAAATAGAGTAGTGGGAAAGCAAGGTGAAACAGTTTATCACTCCATTCCATTAGGAACAGTTTTACTAGAAAGATTAGTGATAACAGTTAAACAAGAAAAGTTATACATTtagtaaataagaataaaaatatgagaacTAGATAAAAGTTAAAGGAACCTTTGCTTTAATTATAGCTTCAGAAACAGCCAGGGAAGATACACACTCCCCACAAGGATTTGGACTTTAGGAAACTGGGCTATAATTTTGTGTCACAATAAAACTCAAAGCATAAATACCTGGACAATATCAGAGAACACATCCAAGGAGAAGCCACCAGTCCGCTACAAATTTTATTTGTTGAGCAGTTTAACTGTAGCAGGACAGACCTGGTGCTCTTAAACATGATAGATTCCAAAATGTAGCTATTCCTCCGAGTAGAACTTTGGAATATGGACTTTATAACAATTCTATAACAGATTAATGTAAGCTTGTTAAAACTGTTAGTGTATTATAAGAGAACACAAGTAACCATACTAACTCAAGGAGGTTATGAAACTACATCAAGAGAAATCCGTGAGACTACTCTAGACCTTGAAACAGGACAAAGATTTGAACCAGCCCATAAGACAGCCCGTAATGTTTAATATAGTCCTTAGGCATCAAAGCAGGAACATGCTACAACCTCATAATATGTGGAGCTGGCGGGCCCCTTGTTTGCCTGGGTCACCTGGACAGATTGTACTGTAACGGTACCTCAGGAACTAGATAAGATATATTCCAGTGTTTGCCTTGATTCTGTAATTGTATGCGCTTAAGAATTGTTAAGATATGACCCCTGCTCCAAGGAATGGATTGTTGTATTAAGTATGTTTTCTCTATGGAACAGAATTAGAGTTAAtagtgaaaagaaatgtttaggaAATAAGACAATACTTAGGAACAAGAACTAGCGGGGATGGTGTTTTCAGGAGAGAGAAGCAAATTAATAAATTGTCAACAGTTATGCGACTGTTTACGATGGAAAGCCATGATATGGAGTTAGTTTCTAAACAGGTTTATGACCAAAGCCCTGTTTTTGTCTTCTGCAAATTAGCCAACCCTAAGATGTTGCTATAAATAGCTGGTAGGCGATTGACATAAGTCGTGTATCTGAAAGCTCAATTAGATGGAGAATTATTAACTAGTTTAGTCCACTGATTGGATATCTCTGATTGAAATCCTGCAT
This portion of the Macaca thibetana thibetana isolate TM-01 chromosome X, ASM2454274v1, whole genome shotgun sequence genome encodes:
- the TRPC5OS gene encoding putative uncharacterized protein TRPC5OS; this encodes MDSVSVPVLIDGLVACVAQLIRIADELLQFIIQVQEVPYVEENGRAEETEADAPLPEEPSLPDLPDLSDLDSILTPREDEDLMFDIDQAMLDMDNLYEDTVSGINDDLTSD